AAATCAGGCTCTAATCATGGGAGTATTGCATTTAGTCTGACAAGGACACATTAGCTCCAGAAACACATGATATTGAGTGTATGGAAGAGCGTGTGTGGTAACAGAAAGAAAAACCTCTGTTAGGTACTGTATCAAAAACTGTAGGTGCAAAAGTTTGGACCACACTGAAGATTTGGgattcaaaatcaaatttaaatttgatctattttaaaaaatgttttgcttgtttgaaataaacagaaactttttgggttaaaaaaaaacaaaaaaacaccaaaagtcATTTTATCATGCAAGAACTTGTTTAGCGCTCCAATTGTCAACGAGCTACAAATGTCaagtttttcactgaaaaattatttacattttaggtTGTTTTTAACCAAAACCTTTCGTATGCCTTCAGACAACTCGGGATATGGCAtttgagttgcatggactacttttataatacttttgggtCTTTTTAAGCTTTGAAGATTGCCTGGTATTTTCATtcaaacatctgcttttgtgttctgcataggaaagtcatacagatttcgaacaacatgatgatgaaatgagaaaattatgatagaataaaaattttttggtgagctatccctttaaattgtttttaactcAACTATCTAGCAAATTTTTAATATACTGAAATTCAAGAAATACGCAGCCTGCGTACAttcgaacgcgagcctgtcaaagtatactccatttgacggtgCGAGCATACCCAGGCGGTTGCCGCATGCTCGCTACAACTGCTATTAGACAActgactatttctcttcaggagtttaagacccataaagatgtctttatagtccttaagactcgagttatacaaatgcaggtatctcctgagcTCCTCACACACACTTGTTCTTGATATGcaaatccactgttgttgtttttacctttgtctcctgttatttaccggtgattacatcttcttctagcgttTCTTcttgacagcaatggctcaaatgtgagtattaCCCACTAATTCGTGCAAATAATAACAAgtgcatgcgcattctgcacgttcaaagacgtgcagttagaaaaatcgggctacgcatgttcagtgctcaagcactctgccGATGATGAGATTTGCGCCACACGTCCTGCACGACGCTCAGAGTTCACGTCTGACTGAAATATACTTTGGGTTTTAGTGTGTTACCTGCATACTGTGGGCGATTTCCTCCCGGTCAGACAGGATTTCTGCCAGGTTCTTTGTACCCAGCACATTCCTCAGGGTGGTCTGTGCCAACAGGCGTGTGGCTGCATCTGCATTGGTGATGTTGGCGACTGCCAGTGTGGCATTCTGCACACGGTAATAGACCACACCATCTACACTCACTGTCACAGAGTCCTTTGTCAGGACCTATGAGAATGAatgcacacagacatacacatacgGTATTTCATCAAATAACTCCAAATAGTGATATTGCGTAGGCAACAAACCAAGGAATGCTTAAAACTAGATGACGAGTCTCTTGATGTGAAGTGTGAAATTTcagtgccaccaaacagaattgcaaaaataattactattttcaaacagttttcccaaACACTTCCCATGTCTTCCACTGATCAGAATACAACTGTTTACCCagtttgattttcacttttcagaGGAGTCAACATACCAATGTCTCTACATAGTAAACTGGAATAGGAGAacgtatttaaaggaatattccgggttcaatacaagttaaagctgaagtatgtaactttttctgtgttaaaatattttctcctatcccagcttaatatgcagagacaaatattagtaagccattcataggttaattttcttgaaaactgtaagctCTTCGtttctgtggcgctatgaaaattgctctgttttgttTTAGCGACCCAGGGACTATCTCATTGTTTGACCAATGGCTGATGGGGGGCATCTTCAGAAAGCTAttttgaaaaaaagtttttaaaattctgtttggtggtgcaGACATTACATACTTAAGCTTTAAGCTTAATCTACatcatttgaggcataatgttgattaccacaaaattaatttcgactagtCTCTCCTTTCCTTAAAGagcaacagtgtttacactcttagCAAAGTTAACCTACTGTTAACTTTGGCTTACCCTTTACATTAGCTACGGATATATGGATGGATATTGGCTTATTTATGTCTTATGTGTTCACAAGTCAGTGAATGAAGTTTAGGATTAAAATGTGTATGCATCTGTGTGTGAAATCGCACCTCCTGAGGGGGGATATCAAAGGTGATGGTACGCATGTCCACATTAATGAAGCTGTCTGTACAGGGCAAGATGAAGAACAGACCTGTGGCGAGATGACATACCCAACAAGACATTAAagacacataaaaacaatagCAGCAGACACTCAAGAGCGTGAGCTGTGTCATCATTAAAATCAGTAACTCAGAGTTACATTGAGTGGATCACATCTGGCAGCTGACCAAATTCCTATCTCACTGCCAACTGGACTCAGCTGACTGCATTCACAAAAATAATGAATGACCAAGCTGACATCTGCTTTGATTCTTAACAGTACATTGATGATAAAACGAtaaaacaacagatgaaatgtttaaaattaagatgacactttctggttgtcaaacattagtggaacatgtccatagtcaatgtgatgaactacatctgtggttactctgacatcttttaaatattaaaaccaggacatagcaaaaaagaaaaaaaaaaaaagaaacaaaagaaaaaaaaaggtcttgAGGAAAGGATCAAAATACAACAGGGACAATAAAAAGAATTTGGCAATATGTGACGAGTAAGTCAAgcaggtctgtgtgtgtgagcaggCCATTCAGTTAGTGTGGCATTTATCATTCCTGTAGTTTCCAAGCAAAACTGGGAGGTTTTCCAAAGAGCGGACAGGGCTTGTAAGTCTACTCAGAGGTTTGTATACTCTACTGTGGAAAATTCCACTCACATTCCACCCCTAAATACGGTTGAGGAGGAGGGGCCCACTTCAAATTGTTTACAGACCCCTCAGTGCCCTCAGAGGCCATGTTTTAGAAACCAAGAACCAAGCCATAACTTCCAAGCCTAAGCTGTAGTATAAAGGATATCTAGCAACCAAGAACTACATtttaacttaaataaaaaaaatagaaacacATAATCCTAAAAACGGGGtttccaaaacttttgacctatgAATTATTTTTCTAGTCATTTGTGATTAATGGATAAGGAAtcttaaaatgcattcattttccaTTACATTTTTGGATTTTGATTATTTCTGTGATTTTTCAAGGcaagaaatcacaattttaaaattccctgatatttcaagTTGGTCACAGGAACCTTCTGAATATGTTTGATAAAGAAAGCTCTGAGTGAAAGCCCTCAGTTGGCTTTCAAGGTATCAGAAAGAAAAGTGGACAAACTAATAATAGACACAATCTTCACAAGTTCATTCCTGGAGGGAGAGCCCTGCGGGCTTATATTCCAAAACACAGCATGGCCAAATACACACAAGAGACACCAATATAGGCAGAGCTGCACATTTCTCCATGAAGTAATTAAAACAATTTCTATTTAAAGATGCCATACGTGGAGATACTGTATATCCTGTCATCAAGATGCATATCCATGATAATCACATTATCACCGTAGTGACCACAGAACTGTGTGTTACCTGTTCCAGGATTGCTCATCATACATTTCAGACAATAGAACACGCCACACCATGGCAACTTTGCCACAAACTAAATGAATGGTTAACAAACATTTGGTCAGATGACTTTGACTCACAAAACATGTTAGAGATGTACATAACGTGATCTGCTTGACACTAAAACCTTTTTATATAGCTATTACTATCTAAATAAAAAGACTTGGTTATGCAAGATTTTTATGTGCACTTGAGCAGACCTGTATGATATTAACAGAGCTAGTTAGACTGAGGTTTATATACTTGACTATTGTAGCAGGCCTAGAGAGCACACTTATGTCACCAAGACATCTATTATATATGAGCTTTTTCAATTGGCAGGTTATATTTTTGAGTGTTTGCCCATCTGCAAAACGTTGCTAAAATGTTCACTGACAGATATCAGATGGCATTaagcagattttttttgtttttggtttttgcagtgtttattatttagaacagtggttctcaaacatACTGCACTAAAATGAtatgttgaatttacttaaaatgtatatgtagcatttttacatcaaGCTTTAGGTAAATTCAatttatggtaattttatgtcagcataactagaaaacctttgttagatataaacaaatgtatcagttcattcaactttatttatttataaggtATGTGACAAGAATAAGACTTAACAACTAATAGTTTGTtgtttcaaattaacatttacagtatattattgtttctacttcatttaaaataattggcacaaaagaaaataatgactgaggtcagtcattaaacttgATTCCCCTAAGAAGTCCAGATACAGCTGCACTTCAGCTATGCACATTTACGTGCGTACGGTAAAATTACATGGATTGAACTGGATCCCACTTcgccaaagggaacactaatcacACTAATGGTGACTCTGCACGAAAACaactacagtaaaacaacatcaataacactaaaaagagctaaaacctctatgaattcttaataacaattaaatgccccaatatgttccttttgaccaaacaaacatgcttaaattattcaagtgcaagggtttatgggtattTCCCACAATCTCAGTTCTGAacttgattgtttgagttagtaTCGGTAGTACTTAAAATCGTAATCTTTAGAGcacaaacatacttcacgcaagtatgcAAACGCAGACGCGAGCGCTTCACTAATGCATGGCCAACGCGTGGTaccattgtacatacagtacattacgtGTGCTtttgcgttgctctggcggttacaaacatCAGACCACAAGGGTCGAAAGAGTTTTTAGGCGCCACGATAATGGGTGTGGTGGAGTCAACATGTCGACTGTTGAGGAGTATGTGATTTTGTATTTGCTGAAAAGACAACAgaaaaatatgtatgtataatcTAACAtgttcggcaagactctcctcaaattgctgctctgccatgacagttgttgattgaaaaaagaaaatccactgtagcaccccttgcggcaacgctgagaatatAGCGCGTACTTGCATTACGTTATGAATTGcactctgacacatttcacaatgcagCGACGCATGAAATCGAGATTGCGTAACAAGAtgcatctgcgttcacgtacttacgtagagtatgtttgggcttTTACATTGACAGCCTACTGCAATTAGAGAGGAGGATTGACTTTGGTTATGTCTATCCGGTTATGAATCACACCTGTTTGCAGTTGTATGTATGTACAGGACAATTTATGAATCACTCCTATtagtaaatatggttgtcaatcacaaacactgACTATGTGAATGTAGCCTATATGAATCGGCtcctttttaagatgtttactgGATGTTCGAAAACTATCATATGATATGATGCTTAAAAcagaatgcaatgctttccaaATGATACACTCTTTCGCAGATGTCTCAGCAGCATACTGTGTGTGCTTCCTGAGAAATAAGCCTATTTCCTGAATACCATCGATTCTTGTATGAAGTTTGCACATGACTGAGCGAAGTAAATTGctttaatgtgtgtttgtgtgcatgtactGTCCAAAAGTTCATTAGCATGCATAAAAAACCTGGCTTATTCAGGTCATCGGAAATGCAGAACAGATCACTTCTGTTTTGCTTTAGCACAAGCTGTTGGTCTTTTTTCTCCTTGTGACAAACAGGCTTTGTGGTGGACGGCCACAGCACAAATGCAAACAAGCAAAAAGGATCACatttaaccacacacacacacacacacccaacaaCAAAACATGCACAATCACGGATTACATACACCAGTGGTGTAGAATGATCATTAACAGACAAGATGCTTCAACCAACAGCACTGATTTAATCACAATGATCAAAGGATCCAAATGTGTGATAATACTGAGATTTTCATTTACCTGGTCCTTTGGCTCCTCCTTGCAAAATGCGTCCTAAACGAAAGATAATTGCCCGTTCATATTCCTTTACTATCTGTGGGAACAATAAGATTTTTATCACACAAAGAGAGCTACATTATAAAACTATAAACAGAAAGGTAAAAGCATCTCTGTTAAATCGTTTAGAAGTTGCATGGCAACCTTTATCATGCTTATATTATCTCCAAAAGAACCAAGATAAAGAGACAATAAAGGTTTTTACTACCAATGAGAAACAGCCCTATCTGGTGTGATTGAATAAGTGTGATAGAGTGCCATGCATTCGATGGACTGATACAGGAATGATCAGCATGACCACATGACTTATGACATCACACTGATTACAAGACCTCCACTGAGTACCTTAATGCACATCCATATGGAGAGGGGCAGAGTCAGCAATGTGAGGAGAATGGAAAACAGCACCAGTATCCATCCACACAAGCCAATGTCACTGTCTGTGTTCTCCAAGGctgaaaatcaaaacaaatgtGCATATGCATAAACTTGCAATATACTGCTATGCAATAACGAAGGTAGAATCAAACACAAAATGCACATTACCCTAATGTCGCCCAAAAAAC
The DNA window shown above is from Myxocyprinus asiaticus isolate MX2 ecotype Aquarium Trade chromosome 40, UBuf_Myxa_2, whole genome shotgun sequence and carries:
- the LOC127431090 gene encoding stomatin-like isoform X2 → MEDGRETAAMREQERKDRQKALENTDSDIGLCGWILVLFSILLTLLTLPLSIWMCIKIVKEYERAIIFRLGRILQGGAKGPGLFFILPCTDSFINVDMRTITFDIPPQEVLTKDSVTVSVDGVVYYRVQNATLAVANITNADAATRLLAQTTLRNVLGTKNLAEILSDREEIAHSMQSSLDDATDDWGIKVERVEIKDVKLPLQLQRAMAAEAEATREARAKVIAAEGEMNASRALKEASLVIAESPSALQLRYLQTLNTIAAEKNSTIIFPLPIDMMQSFLKR
- the LOC127431090 gene encoding stomatin-like isoform X1 codes for the protein MEDGRETAAMREQERKDRQKDRWCYTIDDTQSLENTDSDIGLCGWILVLFSILLTLLTLPLSIWMCIKIVKEYERAIIFRLGRILQGGAKGPGLFFILPCTDSFINVDMRTITFDIPPQEVLTKDSVTVSVDGVVYYRVQNATLAVANITNADAATRLLAQTTLRNVLGTKNLAEILSDREEIAHSMQSSLDDATDDWGIKVERVEIKDVKLPLQLQRAMAAEAEATREARAKVIAAEGEMNASRALKEASLVIAESPSALQLRYLQTLNTIAAEKNSTIIFPLPIDMMQSFLKR